A genomic window from Vanessa tameamea isolate UH-Manoa-2023 chromosome 7, ilVanTame1 primary haplotype, whole genome shotgun sequence includes:
- the LOC113401221 gene encoding ras-related and estrogen-regulated growth inhibitor-like protein, with the protein MKMTVNRIRVVVLGSARCGKSAVVVRYLTKRYIGEYSSTGDFLYQHRVSFDGVTSEVEVLDTCGCAKRGCLAEHLRWGDAFAVVYSVCDRRSFLAAAELLALLERTRLPGCSAVTLLGNKRDLEHARVVKTEEGQEMSLRFGCQFYEVSAAESCAGAALAFHALLREARALAMLLPTPRRKLAAYSVSKVIGTILGLSNKSVRKKRPSLSI; encoded by the exons ATGAAGATGACAGTTAATCGAATAAGAGTGGTGGTCCTCGGCAGCGCACGCTGCGGTAAATCGG ctGTGGTGGTTCGCTATCTAACAAAGAGATACATAGGAGAATATAGTTCGACTGgtg atttcttaTATCAGCATCGAGTTTCTTTTGATGGTGTCACATCAGAAGTTGAGGTTTTAGATACATGTGGGTGTGCA aaACGTGGCTGTTTAGCTGAGCACCTTCGCTGGGGTGACGCATTTGCAGTAGTTTACTCTGTGTGTGATCGACGCTCATTTCTAGCTGCGGCTGAGCTTTTGGCACTCCTGGAACGGACTAGATTGCCCGGATGTTCTGCTGTCACCCTCCTTGGGAATAAGAGGGACTTGGAGCATGCCAG agTTGTGAAGACAGAAGAAGGACAAGAAATGTCATTGAGATTCGGGTGTCAGTTTTATGAAGTGTCGGCGGCGGAATCGTGCGCGGGCGCAGCGCTCGCTTTCCATGCATTGTTGCGGGAGGCGCGAGCGCTTGCCATGCTCTTGCCTACTCCGCGTCGCAAGCTTGCGGCTTACTCTGTGTCGAag GTAATTGGTACAATCCTCGGCTTGAGCAACAAAAGCGTAAGAAAGAAACGGCCGTCACTCAGCATATGA